The Leucobacter rhizosphaerae genome includes a region encoding these proteins:
- a CDS encoding Lrp/AsnC family transcriptional regulator: protein METATIMAERHTLTAQVLRELRDDGRASYSRIADTVGTTRRQVTEIVEHALAHNLVRVTATISPDLLGKRQFAYLLLAVDQATSVIAELERIQELCFISAITGPFGVDAEIRVGDNQELEERLDRIRQIPGVRRLLVNVYERIAVNIDSPIATADGLYAVDEADLAIAQYLEFDGRASFRTLGSHAGVSAASARNRLRRLISLGAIKVVGLPVRDHHAGAAPVGVGIRVTGSVSSALEALSALGPEFLAATRGNFEIIGTFSGTSNDALLDILEAIRACPEVADVESWSHLRIVREYYGAQAQPPARLS from the coding sequence ATGGAGACCGCAACCATCATGGCGGAACGACACACGCTGACCGCGCAGGTGCTGCGCGAGCTCCGCGACGACGGGCGTGCGAGCTACTCGCGCATCGCCGACACCGTCGGCACGACCCGGCGACAGGTCACCGAGATCGTCGAGCACGCGCTCGCGCACAATCTCGTGCGCGTGACCGCCACGATCAGCCCCGATCTGCTCGGCAAACGACAGTTCGCGTACCTCTTGCTCGCAGTGGATCAGGCGACCTCGGTGATCGCGGAGCTCGAGCGCATCCAGGAGCTCTGCTTCATCTCGGCGATCACGGGGCCGTTCGGCGTCGACGCCGAGATCCGGGTCGGCGACAATCAGGAACTGGAGGAGCGACTCGACCGCATCCGTCAGATCCCCGGCGTCCGCCGCCTCCTCGTGAATGTGTACGAGCGGATCGCGGTCAACATCGACTCCCCGATCGCGACCGCAGACGGACTGTACGCAGTCGACGAAGCCGACCTCGCGATTGCGCAGTACCTCGAGTTCGACGGCAGGGCCTCCTTCCGCACGCTCGGGTCCCACGCGGGGGTGTCGGCGGCCAGCGCTCGCAATCGACTCAGGCGTTTGATCTCCCTGGGCGCCATCAAAGTCGTGGGGCTGCCGGTGCGCGATCACCACGCCGGAGCGGCACCGGTCGGGGTCGGGATCCGGGTCACGGGATCGGTGTCGAGCGCGTTGGAGGCCCTCAGCGCGCTGGGGCCCGAGTTTCTCGCCGCGACCCGTGGGAACTTCGAGATCATCGGCACGTTCTCGGGCACGTCCAATGACGCGCTGCTCGACATCCTCGAGGCCATCAGAGCGTGTCCCGAGGTCGCCGACGTGGAGAGCTGGTCCCACCTCCGGATCGTTCGGGAGTATTACGGCGCTCAGGCGCAGCCGCCCGCTCGACTGAGCTGA
- a CDS encoding pyridoxal phosphate-dependent decarboxylase family protein: MTLDDAQNAPHTRMHSVSEETRRIVDQVLDYSRRRMLADDTPLDHAATAADLKRIAGTTINEDGIGASRTLAVFEHVLAPACITTDHPQFLSFIPSAPSKAAVAFDLVVSASALYGGSWLEGAGVVHAENEVLAWLAAEFGLPLGAGGVFVQGGTIGNLSALVAAREHARVRLAERDAPDGRWIVVCSAEAHSSIASAARVMDIDLALVPVGDDGVLRAPGVRTALEEHGDRVIAVVATTGSTNFGVVDDVAGIAELKDEHDFWLHIDGAYGLTAMLSPLTRGLYAGVERADSLIVDPHKWMFAPYDACALIYRDPETGRRAHTQHAEYLDTLTEADDWSPSDYAVQLTRRPRGLPLWFSLATYGAGVYREAIGHSITLAREIADEIDRRPGLTLVRDPQLSVVVFERDGWERADYNRWSDRLLADQQAFVVPSSHRGRPNARFAIISPLTTFEQLTAILDTMA; the protein is encoded by the coding sequence ATGACACTCGACGACGCGCAGAACGCACCCCACACCCGCATGCACTCGGTCTCGGAGGAGACCCGGCGGATCGTGGACCAGGTCCTCGACTACTCCCGCCGCAGGATGCTGGCGGATGACACCCCGCTCGATCACGCGGCGACCGCGGCGGATCTGAAGCGGATCGCCGGCACGACCATCAACGAGGATGGCATCGGCGCCTCCCGCACGCTCGCCGTGTTCGAGCACGTCCTGGCGCCGGCCTGCATCACCACCGATCACCCTCAGTTCCTCTCGTTCATCCCGAGCGCACCCTCGAAGGCCGCGGTCGCATTCGACCTCGTCGTCTCCGCGAGCGCCCTCTACGGCGGATCCTGGCTCGAGGGCGCCGGCGTCGTGCACGCCGAGAACGAGGTGCTCGCCTGGCTCGCCGCCGAGTTCGGGCTCCCGCTCGGCGCGGGCGGCGTGTTCGTGCAGGGCGGCACGATCGGCAACCTGTCCGCGCTTGTGGCAGCTCGAGAGCACGCGCGGGTCCGACTCGCGGAGCGCGACGCCCCGGACGGGCGCTGGATCGTCGTCTGCAGTGCGGAGGCGCACTCGTCGATCGCGTCGGCAGCGCGGGTCATGGACATCGATCTCGCGCTCGTTCCCGTCGGCGACGACGGGGTGCTGCGAGCCCCGGGGGTGCGCACCGCCCTGGAGGAGCACGGCGATCGGGTGATCGCGGTCGTGGCGACGACCGGATCGACGAACTTCGGCGTGGTCGACGACGTCGCCGGGATCGCCGAGCTCAAGGACGAGCACGACTTCTGGCTCCACATCGACGGCGCCTACGGGCTCACGGCGATGCTGTCGCCGCTCACGCGCGGGCTCTACGCCGGCGTCGAGCGGGCGGACTCGCTGATCGTGGACCCGCACAAGTGGATGTTCGCGCCCTACGACGCGTGCGCGCTCATCTACCGGGATCCCGAGACCGGTCGTCGTGCGCACACGCAGCACGCGGAATACCTCGACACCCTCACCGAGGCGGACGATTGGTCGCCCTCCGACTACGCGGTCCAGCTGACCCGCCGGCCACGAGGTCTGCCGCTGTGGTTCTCACTCGCGACGTACGGTGCGGGTGTCTATCGGGAGGCCATCGGTCACTCGATCACACTGGCCCGGGAGATCGCGGACGAGATCGATCGTCGCCCCGGGCTCACCCTGGTGCGGGATCCGCAGCTCTCGGTGGTGGTGTTCGAGCGCGACGGCTGGGAGCGGGCGGACTACAACCGGTGGTCGGATCGCCTTCTGGCGGATCAGCAGGCGTTCGTCGTGCCGAGCTCCCACCGGGGGAGGCCCAATGCGCGCTTCGCCATCATCAGTCCCCTCACCACGTTCGAGCAGCTGACCGCGATTCTCGACACCATGGCGTGA
- the tyrS gene encoding tyrosine--tRNA ligase, translated as MSTVNDRTEILSAQQNDDSFPTLWDELQWRGLIHVSTDAEALSELLEGDPFTYYCGFDPTAPSLHLGNLVQLLLLRRLQLKGHKPLGLVGGSTGLIGDPRPTAERTLNSADTVAEWVSRLQAQVSRFLSRDGDNAMRLVNNLDWTAPLSAIDFLREIGKHFRVGTMLKKDAVAARLNSDEGISYTEFSYQILQGFDFLELHRQYDCVLQSGGSDQWGNLTSGTDLIRKVEGTSAHAIGTPLITNADGTKFGKSEGNAIWLDPEMCSPYAFYQFWLNQADADVIARLKVFTFLSREEIEEYERQVAEEPFRRAAQKKLALEVTTLVHGPAAAQGAIDASEALFGRGDLGALDAASLGAAVRELATATGGAGSLIAQLMVDASLVKSLGEARRAIAQGGVYVNNVAVEAEDQELAVDDLLHGAFAVLRRGKKTLAGVVAA; from the coding sequence GTGTCAACAGTGAACGATCGCACCGAGATCCTGTCAGCCCAGCAGAACGACGACAGCTTCCCCACCCTGTGGGACGAGCTGCAGTGGCGCGGGCTGATCCATGTGTCGACCGACGCCGAAGCGCTGTCGGAGCTGCTCGAGGGCGATCCGTTCACCTATTACTGCGGCTTCGATCCGACCGCACCGAGCCTGCACCTCGGCAACCTCGTGCAGCTCCTGCTCCTGCGTCGGCTGCAGCTCAAGGGGCACAAGCCGCTCGGGCTCGTCGGTGGATCCACCGGCCTCATCGGCGACCCGCGCCCGACGGCCGAGCGCACGCTCAACAGCGCGGACACGGTCGCGGAGTGGGTGTCGCGGCTGCAGGCGCAGGTCTCCCGGTTCCTGTCGCGCGACGGCGACAATGCCATGCGTCTCGTGAACAACCTTGACTGGACCGCGCCGCTCTCGGCGATCGATTTCCTGCGCGAGATCGGCAAGCACTTCCGGGTGGGCACGATGCTGAAGAAGGACGCGGTCGCGGCGCGACTCAACTCCGACGAGGGCATCAGCTACACCGAGTTCAGCTACCAGATCCTGCAGGGCTTCGACTTCCTGGAGCTGCACCGCCAGTACGACTGCGTGCTGCAGTCGGGCGGCAGCGACCAGTGGGGCAACCTCACGAGTGGCACCGACCTGATCCGCAAGGTCGAGGGCACCTCCGCCCACGCGATCGGCACTCCGCTGATCACCAACGCGGACGGCACGAAGTTCGGCAAGAGCGAGGGGAACGCCATCTGGCTCGACCCCGAGATGTGCTCGCCGTACGCGTTCTACCAATTCTGGTTGAACCAGGCCGACGCCGACGTGATCGCGCGCCTGAAGGTGTTCACGTTCCTGTCCCGCGAGGAGATCGAGGAATACGAGCGCCAGGTGGCGGAGGAGCCGTTCCGGCGGGCCGCCCAGAAGAAGCTCGCGCTCGAGGTGACGACGCTCGTGCACGGCCCGGCCGCCGCGCAGGGGGCGATCGACGCCTCCGAGGCGCTGTTCGGGCGCGGGGATCTCGGTGCGCTTGACGCCGCATCGCTCGGTGCCGCGGTGCGCGAGCTGGCAACGGCCACGGGAGGCGCGGGGTCGCTCATCGCGCAGCTCATGGTCGACGCGTCGCTCGTGAAGAGCCTCGGCGAGGCGCGGCGTGCGATCGCTCAGGGCGGGGTCTACGTGAACAACGTCGCGGTTGAGGCCGAGGATCAGGAGCTCGCGGTCGACGACCTGCTGCACGGGGCATTCGCCGTGCTGCGCCGCGGCAAGAAGACCCTCGCCGGGGTCGTCGCGGCGTAG
- a CDS encoding YybH family protein, translating into MHTPTEAQVLTAADAIVAAFSATDTDAYFAGFSPDASFIFHPEPARLNSRAEYEELWASWLASGWRVVSCASSDRLVQPFPGGAVFSHTVATSIDSADGPDSYVERESIIFRLEGDDRLIAVHEHLSTIPDTDGGAS; encoded by the coding sequence ATGCACACCCCCACCGAAGCGCAAGTCCTCACCGCCGCGGACGCCATCGTCGCGGCCTTCTCCGCCACCGACACCGACGCCTACTTCGCCGGGTTCTCGCCTGACGCGAGCTTCATCTTCCACCCCGAGCCCGCCCGTCTGAACTCCCGCGCGGAGTACGAGGAGCTCTGGGCATCCTGGCTCGCGTCCGGATGGCGCGTCGTGTCGTGCGCCTCCAGCGACCGCCTGGTGCAGCCATTCCCGGGCGGCGCGGTGTTCAGCCACACCGTCGCCACAAGCATCGACTCCGCTGACGGCCCCGACTCCTATGTGGAGCGGGAGAGCATCATCTTCCGGCTCGAGGGTGACGACCGGCTGATCGCGGTGCACGAGCACCTCTCGACGATCCCCGACACCGACGGAGGCGCATCATGA
- the speB gene encoding agmatinase: MTEHTPQGPVDASATPRYAGIATFAKLPRIEDVPAADIAVVGVPFDSGVSFRPGARFGPTHVREASRLLRPYNPAQDVSPFAAKQVVDAGDIVANPFSLDEAVRQVEEAATELGERVDKIVTIGGDHTIALPLLRAINKKHGPVAVLHFDAHLDTWDTYFGAPTTHGTPFRRASEEGLIDLTASMHGGIRGPLYGKGDLEDDAALGFQIVTTEFVEEHGVPATLERIRERVGDKPLYISIDIDVLDPAHAPGTGTPEAGGLTSREMLRILRGLADLHIVGADVVEVAPAYDHAQITAVAASHVVYELVSAMAARD, from the coding sequence TTGACCGAGCACACCCCACAGGGACCCGTGGACGCCAGCGCGACGCCGCGCTACGCCGGGATCGCGACGTTCGCCAAGCTGCCGCGCATCGAGGATGTTCCCGCTGCGGACATCGCCGTCGTCGGCGTGCCCTTCGACAGCGGGGTGAGCTTCCGCCCGGGCGCGCGCTTCGGTCCGACGCACGTGCGCGAGGCCTCGCGCCTCCTGCGCCCCTACAACCCGGCCCAGGACGTGTCGCCGTTCGCGGCGAAGCAGGTCGTCGACGCGGGCGACATCGTCGCGAATCCGTTCAGCCTCGATGAGGCCGTGCGACAGGTCGAGGAGGCGGCGACCGAGCTCGGTGAGCGCGTCGACAAGATCGTCACGATCGGCGGCGACCACACCATCGCGCTGCCGCTGCTGCGCGCGATCAACAAGAAGCACGGCCCGGTCGCGGTGCTGCACTTCGATGCGCACCTCGACACCTGGGATACGTACTTCGGCGCACCCACGACGCACGGCACCCCGTTCCGCCGCGCCTCGGAGGAGGGGCTGATCGACCTCACCGCCAGCATGCACGGCGGGATCCGCGGGCCGCTCTACGGCAAGGGTGATCTCGAGGACGATGCCGCGCTGGGCTTCCAGATCGTTACGACCGAGTTCGTCGAAGAGCACGGCGTGCCCGCGACGCTCGAGCGCATCCGCGAGCGCGTCGGAGACAAGCCGCTCTACATCTCGATCGACATCGACGTGCTGGATCCCGCGCACGCGCCCGGCACGGGAACGCCCGAGGCCGGTGGACTCACCAGCCGCGAGATGCTCCGCATCCTTCGCGGGCTCGCCGATCTCCACATCGTGGGGGCCGACGTCGTCGAGGTCGCACCCGCCTACGACCACGCGCAGATCACGGCTGTGGCCGCGAGCCACGTCGTCTACGAGCTGGTGAGCGCCATGGCGGCGCGCGACTAG
- a CDS encoding purine-cytosine permease family protein gives MNIALTDPATPVPPVGAPAALAVETHGINPIPLSERWARPRDVFGLVFGGANSISTAVLGTFPVVFGLTFWDGVIAILVGVVVGSLILAPMVLFGPRNGTNNAVSSSAHFGVHGRLVGSMLALLGAFTFLALAVWASGDALLASFARLFGFVPTDAMSAGVYTILVILLIVICVYGYRLLVVLNRYVPPLVGILFVVGIVAYASSSEFTTALAYAPEGRWSDPVYVGGFFGCVLIAMSCPISYGTFLGDYSRYVSDQTSKVRLMASVVWAQLACLVAFYFGHVTASVVSVASPERMASGDYVGGLLESAASWFFIPLALISVAGGLSTGTSLLYGTGLDFSSIVARLSRVASTLLIGVFTLVFVMVGKFVFDVVQAVTALSTILVNCTVPWIVIMLIGYFIRRGWYDVDALQVFNRRQTGGRYWYTHGWSIAAVLAWAVGVVAALLFVNLPGQFVGPLGNSVGGVDISLLVGLFLTAALYWVLLRIIPEPDYLFGPRGARGIPTRSGAAIPPIVPLSNTAEVSAR, from the coding sequence GTGAACATCGCACTCACCGACCCAGCCACGCCGGTTCCACCGGTCGGAGCGCCCGCCGCACTCGCGGTCGAGACGCACGGCATCAACCCGATTCCGCTGAGCGAACGATGGGCGCGTCCGCGAGACGTCTTCGGGCTGGTCTTCGGCGGAGCGAACAGCATCTCGACCGCGGTGCTGGGCACCTTTCCGGTGGTCTTCGGGCTGACCTTCTGGGACGGCGTGATCGCCATTCTCGTCGGAGTCGTCGTGGGTTCGCTGATCCTCGCCCCGATGGTGCTCTTCGGGCCGCGGAACGGCACGAACAATGCCGTCTCTTCCTCCGCGCACTTCGGGGTGCACGGCCGGCTCGTCGGCTCGATGCTGGCGCTGCTCGGCGCCTTCACCTTCCTCGCGCTCGCCGTCTGGGCCTCGGGTGACGCGCTCCTCGCGTCCTTCGCGCGACTCTTCGGGTTCGTCCCGACCGACGCGATGTCTGCGGGGGTCTACACGATCCTGGTGATCCTGCTCATCGTCATCTGCGTCTACGGCTATAGGCTCCTGGTCGTGCTGAACCGCTACGTCCCGCCGCTCGTGGGAATCCTCTTCGTCGTCGGGATCGTCGCCTACGCCTCGAGCAGCGAGTTCACGACGGCGCTGGCCTACGCCCCCGAGGGCCGCTGGTCCGATCCCGTGTACGTCGGAGGGTTCTTCGGCTGCGTGCTCATCGCGATGTCCTGCCCGATCTCCTACGGTACGTTCCTCGGCGACTACTCCCGATACGTCTCGGACCAGACGAGCAAGGTTCGACTCATGGCCTCGGTCGTGTGGGCGCAGCTTGCCTGCCTGGTGGCGTTCTACTTCGGCCACGTCACTGCGAGCGTCGTGTCGGTCGCGAGCCCGGAGCGGATGGCGAGCGGGGACTACGTCGGGGGTCTGCTCGAATCGGCCGCATCCTGGTTCTTCATCCCCCTCGCACTCATCAGCGTCGCGGGCGGGCTGTCGACCGGCACCAGTTTGCTGTACGGCACCGGCCTCGACTTCTCGAGTATCGTCGCGCGCCTCAGTCGAGTGGCCTCCACGCTGCTCATCGGGGTGTTCACGCTCGTGTTCGTGATGGTCGGGAAGTTCGTCTTCGATGTCGTGCAGGCCGTGACAGCGCTCTCGACGATCCTTGTGAACTGCACCGTGCCCTGGATCGTCATCATGCTCATCGGCTACTTCATCCGACGCGGGTGGTACGACGTCGATGCGCTGCAGGTGTTCAACCGTCGCCAGACCGGCGGTCGCTACTGGTACACCCACGGCTGGAGCATTGCCGCCGTGCTCGCGTGGGCCGTGGGCGTCGTCGCCGCGCTGCTGTTCGTGAATCTCCCCGGACAATTCGTGGGGCCGCTCGGGAACAGCGTCGGCGGCGTCGACATCAGTCTCCTCGTCGGGTTGTTCCTGACTGCCGCGCTCTACTGGGTGCTGCTCCGGATCATTCCCGAGCCCGACTACCTCTTCGGCCCCCGGGGTGCGCGGGGGATCCCGACCCGATCGGGGGCGGCTATTCCGCCCATTGTGCCGCTCTCGAACACCGCGGAGGTGAGTGCGCGATGA
- a CDS encoding helix-turn-helix domain-containing protein, with product MRPVHPTAGEGSVQIGAKLRASRLSQRLTLEQLAVATGLTKGFISRVERDDTTPSVPTLVQLCQALSLPIGSLFEEPQIQRIALGDAPRINMGGERVDERLVTPRSVDEVQVIRSSVEPHASGGEALYTINCALEVLHVISGRLTLVLVGQVEELQGGDTLTFPGHTPHTWRTGDEGAEVLWTLVPAAWSGSA from the coding sequence GTGCGACCGGTGCATCCCACCGCGGGCGAAGGGTCCGTGCAGATCGGAGCGAAACTCCGCGCCTCCCGGCTGTCGCAGCGCCTCACCCTCGAGCAGCTCGCCGTGGCCACCGGGCTCACCAAGGGATTCATCAGCCGCGTCGAGCGCGACGACACCACGCCGAGCGTGCCGACCCTCGTGCAGCTGTGCCAGGCGCTGTCGCTCCCGATCGGCAGCCTCTTCGAGGAACCCCAGATCCAGCGCATCGCGCTCGGCGACGCACCTCGCATCAACATGGGAGGCGAGCGGGTCGACGAGCGCCTGGTCACCCCTCGCTCGGTCGATGAGGTGCAGGTGATCCGGTCATCCGTGGAGCCGCACGCCAGCGGCGGCGAGGCGCTCTACACGATCAACTGCGCCCTCGAAGTGCTGCACGTCATCTCGGGGCGCCTCACCCTCGTGCTCGTCGGGCAGGTGGAGGAGCTGCAGGGCGGCGACACCCTCACGTTCCCCGGGCACACACCCCACACCTGGCGGACGGGCGATGAGGGTGCCGAGGTGCTGTGGACCCTGGTGCCCGCGGCATGGAGCGGGTCGGCGTAG
- a CDS encoding zinc-binding dehydrogenase, protein MEITDITVAPPKRGEVLVRMRASGVCGSDRHVLDGEWSVPHPTVMGHEGAGVIEQVGDGVEGVQVGDHVVLVWNQECRRCVNCLSGKPWACTELRSNECVMPDGTTRLAIDGDAAYPYIAVGSMSEVAVVPASAAIVVPPELPFDVAALLGCSVHTGLGAVVNSARVTAGESAVVVGCGGVGLSIVMGLRLAGASPIIAIDRNPEKLELALAAGATHAVLADDSTPQRVEDLTGGGADVAFEAIGNPHTIAALPSQVRPGGRIVFVGMPPEDTPIPFDVLDLCYRGITAIACNYGNGVPARDFPRYAQLYLAGRLPVDTLISRHITLDQVNEAFAAMRAGSDARNVILF, encoded by the coding sequence GTGGAGATCACCGACATCACGGTGGCGCCCCCGAAGCGGGGAGAGGTGCTCGTGCGCATGCGGGCCTCGGGAGTGTGCGGATCGGATCGGCACGTGCTCGATGGTGAGTGGAGCGTGCCTCACCCCACGGTGATGGGCCACGAGGGTGCCGGCGTGATCGAGCAGGTCGGCGACGGCGTCGAGGGTGTGCAGGTGGGAGACCACGTCGTGCTCGTCTGGAACCAGGAGTGCCGTCGCTGCGTCAACTGCCTGTCGGGTAAGCCGTGGGCGTGCACGGAGCTGCGATCGAACGAGTGCGTGATGCCCGACGGCACCACGCGGCTCGCGATCGACGGCGACGCCGCCTACCCGTACATCGCCGTCGGATCGATGAGCGAGGTTGCGGTCGTGCCCGCCAGCGCCGCGATCGTCGTGCCGCCGGAACTGCCGTTCGACGTCGCCGCGCTGCTCGGGTGCTCCGTGCACACCGGCTTGGGTGCCGTGGTCAACAGCGCGCGTGTGACCGCCGGTGAGTCCGCGGTCGTCGTGGGCTGCGGTGGGGTCGGCCTCTCGATCGTGATGGGACTCAGGCTTGCCGGAGCCAGTCCGATCATCGCGATCGACCGCAATCCGGAGAAGCTCGAGCTGGCGCTCGCTGCCGGCGCGACGCACGCCGTGCTGGCCGACGACTCGACGCCGCAGCGAGTGGAGGACCTGACCGGCGGAGGCGCCGACGTCGCCTTCGAAGCGATCGGCAACCCGCACACGATTGCGGCACTGCCGTCGCAGGTGCGCCCGGGGGGTCGCATCGTGTTCGTGGGAATGCCCCCGGAGGACACCCCGATTCCCTTCGACGTGCTCGACCTGTGCTACCGCGGCATCACGGCGATCGCGTGCAACTACGGGAACGGTGTCCCCGCGCGCGACTTCCCGCGGTACGCGCAGCTCTACCTCGCCGGGCGGCTCCCCGTGGACACGCTCATCTCCCGCCACATCACCCTCGACCAGGTGAACGAGGCCTTCGCCGCGATGCGCGCCGGGAGTGATGCGCGAAACGTCATCCTGTTCTGA
- a CDS encoding purine-cytosine permease family protein, which yields MTSPETMAVSLDGQDDSAGPVRGTQSLLRIGMIWLAANLVVTTLLTGTLFTPAVSFGTATAMIVVGTLLGVLVLVLVGNMGTRTGLPTMALTRGSFGIRGSILPAAANLIVLMGWSWVQAMLAGVTVNYLIFQATGFSNPMLFSALCQAIVVVLAIFGHTGISRVEPWLALAILIVMGFVFAAAFGAFSPAEFAAIPVDETLGGTPFITLDMVIATAISWTVLAADMNRHAKSSTAGIVGSGIGYTLSTSIAMFLGLVAFSAVLLSGNEAVAFDPTTIVAQFGWPLGIAIFLSVMATNTMVVFGMVTSVVHAQAKWHLKFLPTALVLGAISVIGSTFLGLLNQFTDFLFIISAFFVPVFAIMIADYYLLKRRGYSRQILHERPESRYWYRGGVNWIAVIVWVVGAVLSYVLAYVAPSPIGANIPAFAVSFLLYLGLMVVIGRNGALGLRDPRDAEPTGHLLDGAEETSALRVGG from the coding sequence ATGACCAGCCCCGAAACCATGGCCGTCAGCCTCGACGGGCAAGACGACTCCGCAGGCCCCGTCCGCGGCACCCAGTCGCTGCTCCGCATCGGCATGATCTGGTTGGCGGCGAACCTCGTCGTCACGACGCTTCTCACCGGCACCCTCTTCACCCCTGCAGTCTCGTTCGGCACCGCGACCGCGATGATCGTGGTCGGCACCCTGCTCGGGGTGCTCGTGCTGGTGCTCGTCGGCAACATGGGCACCCGCACGGGGCTCCCGACCATGGCGCTCACGCGCGGCTCGTTCGGGATCCGGGGGAGCATCCTCCCTGCAGCCGCGAACCTCATCGTGCTGATGGGCTGGAGCTGGGTGCAGGCGATGCTCGCCGGCGTCACGGTCAACTATCTGATCTTCCAGGCGACCGGTTTCTCGAACCCGATGCTCTTCTCGGCACTGTGCCAGGCGATCGTCGTGGTGCTCGCGATCTTCGGGCACACCGGCATCTCGCGGGTCGAGCCGTGGCTCGCACTCGCGATCCTCATCGTGATGGGTTTCGTGTTCGCGGCAGCCTTCGGCGCCTTCAGTCCGGCGGAGTTCGCGGCGATCCCGGTCGACGAGACGCTCGGCGGTACCCCGTTCATCACGCTCGACATGGTGATCGCGACCGCGATCTCCTGGACCGTGCTCGCAGCGGACATGAACCGTCACGCGAAGAGCAGCACCGCGGGCATCGTCGGATCCGGCATCGGCTACACCCTCTCCACCTCGATCGCGATGTTCCTCGGGCTTGTCGCCTTCTCGGCGGTCCTGCTGAGCGGGAACGAGGCGGTCGCCTTCGACCCGACCACCATCGTCGCGCAGTTCGGTTGGCCGCTCGGCATCGCGATCTTCCTCTCGGTGATGGCGACGAACACCATGGTGGTGTTCGGCATGGTGACCTCGGTCGTGCACGCCCAGGCCAAGTGGCACCTGAAGTTCCTGCCGACCGCACTCGTGCTCGGTGCGATCTCGGTCATCGGGTCCACCTTCCTCGGGCTGCTCAACCAGTTCACCGACTTCCTGTTCATCATCAGCGCGTTCTTCGTGCCGGTGTTCGCGATCATGATCGCGGACTACTACCTGTTGAAGCGCCGCGGCTACTCGCGCCAGATCCTGCACGAACGGCCGGAGAGCCGGTACTGGTACCGGGGCGGGGTGAACTGGATCGCCGTCATCGTCTGGGTGGTGGGTGCCGTGCTCTCGTACGTGCTCGCCTACGTGGCGCCGAGCCCGATCGGCGCCAACATCCCTGCGTTCGCGGTGAGCTTCCTGCTCTACCTCGGATTGATGGTGGTCATCGGCCGCAACGGTGCGCTCGGGCTGCGGGATCCCCGCGATGCGGAGCCGACCGGTCACCTGCTCGACGGCGCGGAGGAGACCTCCGCGCTCCGCGTCGGCGGCTGA